In Lucilia cuprina isolate Lc7/37 unplaced genomic scaffold, ASM2204524v1 Scaffold_2030, whole genome shotgun sequence, the DNA window TGGTCGCACATTACGGACGGAATCagctgttttttatttatttttttattatttaaagaaaatatggaAAAAGACGAATcgagttttatattaaatttaattgaaagtgtcgaaaaaaagaaatgtcTGTACGATAAAAAAGatccattttattttaatagatgCGTAAAAGAAAAGGCATGGAAGGAAATAGGCGAAGTCTGCGGCAGAAGtggtatgtatataatatacattcatataaaatattttatcagtttttaatatacttatgtatgtacatattgaAATTAAAGGAGCAGACTGCAAACATAAGTGGAAACTTCTGAGAGAGCGGTTTTGCAAAGAGCTAAAAAAGATGGAAGCACCATCAGGCAGCGGTATGTCTTACATGGAGGAGTGGAGATTCTTGCAGCCGATGCTATTTTTGAAAGACTCTCTTTCGCCGCGccggtatttaaatatttaatttttgttaattttcttcattattttctaaatatacaattttgtagCACTCGTGATAATGCTTTTGAGCACGACGCTGAAAAGGATGTGGAGCAATTCATGATTAGTGGTGACAGCTTATTGGAGCCTTTAACGTCCTCACCAACACcatcaaaaaaatgtaaaactacTCTCGATACTCTCTGCCAGAAATTTGGTGATACCTTAGAGAGTATCGAAAAAAGTTTAACAGCATCGCTTCAGGAAGAGGAAACTTCAGACGAAGCCTTTATGAAAGCCGTATTAAGTTTGATGAAGGATCTACTAATAAATATCAAGGACGAATTTCAAGCGGGGGTCATGCAGGATCTCTATCGGTTACGCAAGGATTGCAGAAATGCAAAAAGCTAAACAATTCATCCTTTCCTTTAATCATTAATAacgacaattttttattataattttataaccatgatgatgaaaatataaacatatcaCGGTATTTAGTCTTagattttatcatttatttattcattcattagtTAAAGTAGTCAATGAAgacatttttaatttcgaatatACTATGTATGTCCTTTTAATAtactatgtatacatatatttaatatttatttagtctaagaattttttcatttatttattaattctttaatCAAGTCAATgaagacatttttaatatttaatctttttgttaataaaaaacaacggaagtgcaaatatttttaaataatttatgatttattttatgataaattaaataattcaatgaacagtataaatacttttttgtacttatactagctatacccagtgtgctttgccagcctaaaacaatttaaataaaaaaacacgttACGATTTTGAGGATTCTAGctgtaatagttttccagatatactATTCTTTGTATTTACTCCATATGGGAGATGCCCCGCAAAAAATTGCAAGTTCAcccatgtaaaattttaaaattatagctCTAAAAGtttatacgaatttttgtttttaattcaaagAGGAGGTGCCAAGCGCCTATTGCAAGTCCGCCCATTTTTTACCCCAAATGTTACATGGATGTCAAAGATCACCTCGCAAAATTTCAGGATTCTAGTTCTAATAGTTatccagatatacgaatttttgtatttaattcatatcgGAGGTGCCACCCTCCGATTGCTAGTCCGCCCATTTTTCCTCAAATGTTCACATTGATGTCAAAGTTGTTCGtgtaaaatttgaggattctagatctaatagtttctcagatacacgaatttttgtattcaataCTCATGGGAGCTGCCACGCCTCCTATTGATAGTCCGCCcattttttgtcttaaatattcatattgaTACTAAGGTAGCTCCgaaaaaatttgaggactctaggtgttatattttttaagatatgtatattaattttctttatatgggaggtgccacgcccattGTACCTAGACCGTGTTcatatggatgtcaaagttCTCCACACAcaatttgaggactctagctGCTGCAGTTTCTAAGATATGCgacttttaataattattttgtatgtggGTGTGGTTCCTCGactatttgaaatttcaaaataaaaattgaaaatttttacagcaaatttaaaattttaatataaaatttctataaaaaatatattttttctataaaaatttaaaatttctgtaagaattttccattttgtgtaaaaatttaaatttttttgtaagaatattaaattttatataaacattttacatttttgtattaaattttaaatttttacaaaaatatttaaatttttacacaaaatttaaaatttttacagaaaatcttaaatttttatataaaattttaaactttacagcaaattacagtttttatataaaatgtttgatttttacagcaaatttaaaaattatataaaaagtaaaatttctatatatatatattaaaatttagtataaaaattttatattttttgtaaaatttaatatttttacaaaaaaattaaatttttacacaaaattttaaatatttcagcgaaattttaattttttataaaattacttaattttttactttttatggaaaattttaagtttttatagtagttttaaatgtttataatttaaatttataattaattattattaatttaaatttttttctataaaaacttaaatttttctgttaaatttttaaaaattttagaattatctataaagatttaaaattatttgtaaaaaatttaataaaaaaaaaataaatttgaatagatttttaagtaaataacttAGAAACGTTTAAAAAATCGATGTCTTATGATTTActaaaaaaactacataaaatatttctgatTTCTGTTGAACTTTTCCCACCATATTGATGAAGATTTGATGAAGGTAAAATTGATGGGATGTTACAACCAACATCATTTCGCCATGACCCGGCGTGAACGTCACCATTTGAGTCCTCCCAATCAACGTAGTTGCTCGGTATATATGATGTTTCATTATCGTTGAGCATAATAAAATTGTGCAAAGCAACACATGACAAAACGATTTTTTCTGCATTATTCGGAAATAAATGTAGAGTTGTCAGGAGTACTCGCCAGCGAGACACTAAAATTCCGAAGGCGTTTTCTATTGTTCGGCGAGCTCTTGATAGCCGTTTATTAAATAGCTCTTTATCACATGGCAGGAGTTCGCCAGGGAAAGGACGCATTAAATTTCTTCCCAATGGGAATGCGGCATCGCCAACAAAGTAGTGCGGAATTTTAAATTCAGTATTGGGCAAATTTTTCGGTGGAGGTATTGGAAGGTTGTTATTAAGCAACCTCTTTCCGAATCGACTCAATTGAAAAATTCCtgtaagaaataatttaaagaacatAAATTTAGTCAAACAaggttttaacatttttcactcACCGCCATCACTCTGACTGTCATAAGCTCCAATATCAATGTAAGTAAATCGATATCGCGCATCACATGCTGCTAATagaacaattgaaaaaaatttcttgtagCAAAAAAACTGACTGCCGCTGTTAGGCGGGCATTGAATGGCAATATGTTTTCCATCGATAGATCCAATACAGTTAGGCATGTCCCACATATTCCAGAAATCTTCTGCAATTTGCTTGAAGTCTTCTATGTTTGGTTCAGCCACATAAATACTGCTTAATTTGCTC includes these proteins:
- the LOC111689432 gene encoding protein ALP1-like; amino-acid sequence: MDKKLKYLKNLMILKSLFEGLCILKKIGDIKKKRIRSCSVREINRDRRRNGFFVQSFLRMKEIDHQQFFIYTRMAPEVYKLLLNLVTPYLQKNSLRESVQPECRLAVTLLYLTQGNSFQSLAWSFKLGKETVRSIILETTEVIWSKLSSIYVAEPNIEDFKQIAEDFWNMWDMPNCIGSIDGKHIAIQCPPNSGSQFFCYKKFFSIVLLAACDARYRFTYIDIGAYDSQSDGGIFQLSRFGKRLLNNNLPIPPPKNLPNTEFKIPHYFVGDAAFPLGRNLMRPFPGELLPCDKELFNKRLSRARRTIENAFGILVSRWRVLLTTLHLFPNNAEKIVLSCVALHNFIMLNDNETSYIPSNYVDWEDSNGDVHAGSWRNDVGCNIPSILPSSNLHQYGGKSSTEIRNILCSFFSKS